The Carnobacterium mobile DSM 4848 genome includes a window with the following:
- a CDS encoding site-specific DNA-methyltransferase, translating to MFDKMKGTTPDLTVNNIEKLKQLFPEIMTDGKIDFEKLQLLLGKEIDDSPDRYNFTWHGKKETMQFAQQPSKGTLRPVKEKSKNWNTTENLYIEGDNLEVLKLLQKSYNNKVKMIYIDPPYNTGNDFVYKDDFKDSVDSYLELTGQKDNEGVKFNSNTESNGRYHTDWLNMIYSRLKLARNLLTNDGVIFISIDDNEQTNLEKVCDEIFGTENFVEKLIWKKRATPPNDRNIGRIHEYIIVYARDINVLSLGLLPRNKDSISRYTNPDKDPRGPWVASDLSANGKGGRFVSSLTYPIKNIETGEEFYPSDGRCWLFNKEKMNRYIKSGQVSFRKNSGSPFLKRYLSEVRDGLTLPTILLDFGFSSNSAIEIDNAFNKKGIFEYAKPTLLLKELIRVGCPNKDGIILDFFSGSATTAQAMMKLNAEDGGSRKFIMVQLPEILDEKSEAYKNGYHTICDIGEERIRRGGEKVKNDLIDKNNKEGLLSEGQINSDELDIGFKVFNLDTSNLNEWQADFDDIETKIDLFESNFVNGRSEEDILYEIILKNGLDLTYPINEVLTEGFKIYDVAFGNLFVCLNEKINRNVARKIVSLKDNYDIETSQVVFKDNGFENDTEKLNCYEILKDAGYQDSDLLSI from the coding sequence ATGTTTGACAAAATGAAGGGTACGACTCCAGACTTAACGGTAAACAATATAGAAAAACTAAAACAGTTATTTCCAGAAATTATGACGGATGGAAAAATTGATTTTGAAAAGTTACAACTATTGTTAGGTAAAGAGATTGATGATAGTCCAGATAGGTATAATTTTACTTGGCATGGAAAAAAAGAAACGATGCAATTTGCTCAACAGCCTTCCAAAGGTACACTAAGACCAGTTAAAGAAAAGAGTAAGAATTGGAATACAACAGAAAACTTATACATCGAAGGAGATAATTTAGAGGTACTCAAATTATTACAAAAATCATACAATAATAAAGTGAAAATGATTTATATCGATCCACCCTACAATACAGGAAATGATTTTGTTTATAAGGATGATTTCAAAGATAGCGTAGATTCATATTTAGAATTAACAGGTCAAAAAGACAATGAGGGTGTTAAATTTAATTCTAATACAGAAAGTAACGGTAGGTACCATACTGATTGGTTAAATATGATATATTCAAGATTAAAACTAGCAAGAAACCTATTAACAAATGATGGCGTTATTTTTATTAGTATAGATGATAATGAGCAAACAAATTTAGAAAAAGTTTGTGATGAAATTTTTGGAACAGAAAATTTTGTTGAGAAGTTAATATGGAAAAAAAGAGCTACTCCACCTAATGATAGGAATATCGGTAGAATACATGAATATATTATTGTTTATGCAAGAGACATTAATGTACTATCGTTAGGATTATTACCAAGGAATAAAGATTCTATATCTCGATATACCAATCCTGATAAAGATCCTCGTGGTCCATGGGTAGCTTCAGATCTGAGTGCAAACGGAAAAGGAGGACGCTTCGTTAGTTCTTTAACTTACCCAATTAAGAACATTGAAACAGGAGAAGAATTTTATCCATCTGATGGAAGGTGTTGGTTATTTAATAAGGAAAAAATGAATAGATATATTAAAAGTGGCCAAGTTTCTTTTAGAAAAAATTCAGGCTCCCCATTTTTAAAAAGATATCTTTCAGAAGTGAGAGATGGGCTCACTTTGCCTACAATTTTGTTAGATTTCGGGTTTTCGTCAAATTCAGCAATAGAAATAGATAATGCTTTTAATAAAAAGGGTATTTTTGAATATGCAAAACCTACACTATTATTAAAAGAACTAATTAGAGTAGGATGTCCAAACAAAGATGGAATTATTCTCGATTTTTTCTCTGGTTCAGCTACTACTGCTCAAGCAATGATGAAATTAAATGCTGAAGATGGTGGAAGTCGTAAGTTTATTATGGTGCAACTACCTGAAATATTAGATGAGAAATCGGAAGCTTATAAAAACGGATATCATACAATTTGTGATATTGGTGAAGAACGTATTCGTCGTGGTGGAGAAAAAGTAAAAAATGATTTAATTGATAAAAATAATAAAGAAGGCTTACTCTCAGAAGGTCAAATAAATTCTGATGAATTAGATATTGGGTTTAAAGTCTTCAACTTAGATACTTCCAATTTGAATGAGTGGCAGGCTGATTTTGATGATATAGAAACAAAAATCGACTTATTTGAAAGTAACTTTGTTAATGGGCGTTCAGAAGAAGACATATTGTATGAAATCATCTTAAAAAATGGTTTAGATTTAACTTATCCTATTAATGAAGTACTAACTGAAGGATTTAAAATTTACGATGTAGCATTTGGAAATTTATTTGTTTGTCTAAACGAAAAAATTAACCGCAACGTAGCGCGTAAAATTGTAAGTTTAAAAGATAATTATGACATTGAAACTAGTCAAGTAGTATTTAAAGATAATGGTTTTGAGAATGATACGGAAAAACTGAATTGTTATGAAATTCTAAAAGATGCGGGATATCAAGATTCTGATTTGTTGAGTATTTAA
- a CDS encoding DUF4391 domain-containing protein, protein MNTGEWIKVLGIPNDAIVDRNFPKKILYQNAELSSSEKELIKDGVKRLRWLASIKENNTNVPKYEDEKVRYEEIQYFFLEVSSQDMASKISKFLFNSVPYPQVLIISFEEKYHFQMALTKKNLSDTNSLILENVYVSQWKTMDSMAIREELSPYHYSNQKMTNLKEYYESLLVILLSDTVSISGKNRLGSSKEVIQFFDEFQELDEEIQKLMKLVKLEKQLNKRIELQLKLTQLKNQQKKLLSEYRGD, encoded by the coding sequence ATGAATACTGGAGAATGGATAAAGGTTCTTGGTATTCCAAATGACGCTATTGTTGATAGGAATTTCCCCAAAAAAATATTGTATCAGAATGCTGAACTCTCTAGTTCTGAGAAAGAACTGATAAAAGATGGTGTTAAACGCTTGAGATGGTTGGCGTCTATCAAGGAAAACAATACAAACGTTCCTAAATATGAAGATGAGAAAGTTCGATACGAAGAAATTCAGTATTTTTTTCTTGAAGTCAGTAGTCAAGATATGGCAAGTAAGATCAGCAAGTTTCTTTTTAACTCTGTACCTTATCCTCAAGTTTTAATTATTTCTTTTGAAGAAAAATATCACTTTCAAATGGCATTAACTAAAAAAAACCTTAGTGATACTAATTCGTTAATTTTAGAAAACGTATATGTATCACAGTGGAAAACTATGGACTCAATGGCCATAAGAGAAGAATTAAGTCCGTATCACTATTCAAATCAAAAGATGACAAATTTAAAAGAATATTACGAATCTTTATTAGTAATTTTACTAAGTGATACAGTTAGTATTTCAGGAAAAAATAGGCTTGGAAGTTCTAAAGAAGTTATCCAATTTTTTGATGAATTTCAAGAATTAGATGAAGAAATTCAAAAGCTAATGAAATTAGTAAAATTGGAAAAGCAATTAAACAAACGAATTGAATTGCAACTTAAATTAACACAATTAAAGAATCAACAAAAAAAGTTGTTATCAGAATATAGAGGAGATTGA
- a CDS encoding type III restriction-modification system endonuclease yields MKIKFDELKYQEKAINSVINLFEGQGIKQSNFTVISNDLQGKLWNDHGIGNKIDLPNDELIKNLKKVQLENNIAPSEELENNEKQFNIEMETGTGKTYVYLKSILKLNKQYGFSKFVIVVPSLAIKEGVNKTLEMTKNHFKKKFNGIVYNSFTYNSKKLDQVRNFAVDSTIQVMVINIQAFIKDTKNKDQSNIIYRESDFLSGMRPIELIQETNPIVIIDEPQSVDNTAKSKEAIKSLNPSVIFRYSATHKSKYPLLYKLGPVEAYDEKLVKQIEVAGIKTENDGNDAYMRLVSVSNKSNQFSAKIEINYRNKNSIDKKIVTVRQGDDLYIKSNKLDAYDKGLIVSEIYTGEENEYIEFTSYDALLTKGKEIGGTNEDILKRQQIRKTIEEHLEKEMRLNVQGIKVLSLFFIDRVENYRQYDKDGYQINGKYADMFEEEYTKLINKPKFSTIRDKEIPVSEVHDGYFSVDNKGKVKDSSGKTAADDSTYNAIMKDKEELLTFYDAEKENNAANNKARKMRFIFSHSTLKEGWDNPNVFQICTLVDTKDTITKRQKIGRGLRLAVNQEGERQYGFDVNTLTVMANESYEEFAEGLQNEFEEESGIKFGVFEKDTFSNVMRITDEALGEKELLGNERAAELFEFFKFKNYIAKNGKATDALKLAIKEETLDIPGNLVGFETSIIHKTKSKIKTLEVKNHAARKQVAFKKEAFLNLDFKELWDSIKYKTTYSVEFDTETLITIAARDLREKVIVSEVKMNFIKAMIATKDAGYVTDKNVDTYLTNITHDYVAPDIITYLQNETELTRKTIVRILKESNTLKDFKKNPQMYMMNVAKIINACKRELIVDGIKYQKIGDNDYYSQELFDTEELSGYLERNMIQTTTERTIYDYVVYDSQVERKFATDCEQDPSVKFYIKLPNWFKIRTPLGNYNPDWAVLLEEDDERKLYFVAETKGSVLSEDLRPTERKKIECGIKHFEALNTKVELKPVESLEQLQDIARS; encoded by the coding sequence ATGAAAATAAAATTTGATGAATTGAAGTATCAAGAAAAAGCTATCAATTCAGTAATTAATCTTTTTGAAGGGCAAGGAATTAAGCAGTCCAACTTCACAGTAATCAGTAATGACTTACAAGGAAAGTTGTGGAATGATCATGGGATTGGAAATAAAATTGATTTGCCCAATGATGAATTAATTAAGAATTTGAAAAAAGTGCAGTTAGAAAACAACATAGCTCCTTCAGAAGAGTTGGAGAATAATGAAAAACAGTTCAATATTGAGATGGAAACAGGAACAGGTAAAACCTATGTTTACTTAAAATCTATTTTGAAACTAAACAAGCAATATGGATTTTCAAAATTTGTGATTGTTGTGCCTTCATTGGCTATTAAAGAAGGAGTCAATAAAACACTAGAAATGACAAAGAATCACTTTAAGAAGAAGTTTAATGGAATTGTTTACAATAGCTTCACGTATAACAGTAAAAAACTAGATCAGGTAAGAAACTTTGCGGTAGATAGTACAATTCAAGTTATGGTTATCAATATCCAAGCTTTTATTAAGGACACTAAAAATAAAGATCAATCTAACATCATTTACCGTGAAAGTGATTTTCTTAGTGGTATGCGACCGATTGAATTAATTCAGGAAACGAATCCAATTGTGATCATAGATGAACCACAATCAGTTGATAACACTGCTAAATCAAAAGAAGCGATTAAATCACTGAATCCATCTGTGATATTCAGATACTCAGCTACGCATAAATCGAAATACCCTTTATTATACAAATTAGGTCCAGTAGAAGCGTACGATGAAAAATTAGTTAAGCAGATAGAAGTAGCGGGCATTAAAACTGAAAATGACGGGAATGATGCTTATATGAGATTAGTCAGCGTCAGTAATAAGAGCAATCAATTCTCAGCTAAGATAGAAATAAATTACCGTAATAAAAACAGCATTGATAAGAAAATAGTTACAGTTAGACAGGGCGATGATTTATATATCAAGTCCAATAAATTAGATGCTTATGATAAAGGGTTGATAGTAAGTGAAATCTATACTGGTGAAGAAAATGAATATATTGAATTTACTAGTTACGATGCCTTATTAACTAAAGGAAAAGAAATTGGCGGTACGAATGAGGATATTCTTAAACGTCAACAAATCCGTAAAACTATTGAAGAACACCTTGAAAAAGAAATGCGTTTAAACGTACAAGGAATCAAAGTATTAAGTTTGTTCTTTATTGATCGAGTTGAGAACTATCGTCAGTATGATAAAGATGGATATCAGATAAACGGAAAATATGCGGATATGTTTGAAGAGGAATATACAAAACTAATTAACAAACCAAAATTTTCAACAATTCGTGATAAAGAAATACCAGTTTCTGAAGTCCATGACGGTTACTTTTCAGTAGATAACAAAGGAAAAGTAAAAGATTCTAGTGGGAAAACTGCAGCAGATGATTCTACTTACAATGCAATCATGAAAGATAAGGAAGAATTATTAACCTTTTATGACGCTGAAAAAGAAAATAATGCAGCTAACAATAAAGCCAGAAAAATGCGTTTTATTTTTTCTCATTCAACTTTAAAAGAAGGTTGGGATAATCCGAACGTCTTCCAGATATGTACATTAGTGGATACAAAAGACACTATCACTAAACGCCAAAAAATTGGACGAGGTCTACGTTTGGCAGTTAACCAAGAAGGTGAACGTCAATATGGATTTGACGTAAATACATTAACTGTTATGGCGAACGAGAGTTACGAAGAGTTTGCTGAAGGACTACAAAATGAGTTTGAAGAAGAGTCAGGTATAAAATTTGGAGTTTTTGAGAAGGATACGTTTTCAAACGTCATGCGTATAACTGATGAAGCTTTGGGAGAAAAAGAATTATTAGGCAACGAAAGAGCTGCTGAACTTTTTGAATTCTTTAAATTTAAAAATTATATTGCGAAAAACGGAAAAGCAACTGATGCGTTGAAGCTGGCAATTAAAGAAGAAACGCTTGATATCCCTGGTAACTTAGTTGGTTTTGAAACAAGCATTATTCATAAAACAAAAAGTAAGATTAAAACCTTGGAAGTTAAAAATCATGCTGCTCGTAAACAAGTAGCCTTCAAAAAAGAAGCTTTTTTAAATCTGGATTTCAAAGAACTTTGGGATTCGATTAAGTATAAAACGACTTATTCTGTTGAATTTGATACAGAAACTTTGATTACCATAGCTGCCAGAGATTTAAGAGAAAAGGTTATTGTCAGCGAAGTTAAAATGAATTTTATTAAAGCTATGATAGCTACAAAAGATGCAGGTTATGTTACTGATAAAAATGTAGACACATATTTAACAAATATAACTCATGACTATGTAGCTCCAGATATCATTACGTATCTGCAAAATGAAACTGAACTAACAAGGAAGACAATTGTTCGTATTTTGAAAGAAAGCAATACATTAAAAGACTTCAAAAAAAATCCTCAAATGTATATGATGAATGTAGCGAAAATTATTAATGCCTGCAAACGAGAATTAATTGTAGACGGGATTAAATATCAAAAAATTGGTGATAATGATTATTACTCTCAAGAGTTATTTGATACTGAAGAACTATCGGGTTACTTAGAAAGGAATATGATTCAAACAACTACAGAACGCACCATATATGATTATGTTGTTTATGACTCGCAAGTCGAACGTAAATTTGCAACAGACTGCGAGCAAGATCCGAGTGTTAAATTTTATATTAAACTCCCAAATTGGTTTAAAATTCGTACTCCATTAGGAAACTATAATCCTGACTGGGCAGTCCTATTGGAAGAAGATGATGAACGGAAACTTTATTTTGTAGCAGAAACTAAAGGTAGTGTCTTATCTGAAGATTTAAGACCAACAGAACGCAAGAAAATTGAATGTGGAATTAAACATTTCGAAGCGTTGAACACAAAAGTAGAATTAAAACCTGTAGAGTCGTTGGAGCAACTTCAAGATATTGCAAGAAGCTAA
- a CDS encoding helicase-related protein produces MQLKQISNKGDDTVANELKLNLDKNSKLSIIAAYFTIYAFDELKEQLKTVEKMRFVYTEPTFIQNENDKKRQYEIEKNSESNLTGNEFELKLRNQMTGPYIAREAAEWIKEKAIFKSIKGNTSVSKKFIVENSEQENKNLSVLGEMDFSSDKLGITQSNHIGGFPVLSGKDVVKDLIKDFDEIWTDNRLVKDVTQDVLEHIQKFYKENSPEWIYFVSLYHIFENQIGELVEDNIIKKGVNFKDTVIWNKLYQFQQDGVIGAIDKIEKYNGCILADSVGLGKTFSALAVIKYYELRNDRILVLCPKKLRDNWTIYTQNDKRNILEKDRFNYDVLHHTDLSRYSGFTGDINLGSIHWSNYDLVVIDESHNFRNNPTTKKDTITRYQRLMQDIIKSGVKTKVMMLSATPVNNRMTDIKNQIAFITEGSETALADEGISSINYTLKLAQETFNVWNNGDPNGRTTGDFVESVNPDYFKLLDLLTIARSRKHIEKYYNLSDTIKFPTRLDPKSIKSDIDISREFPSIGAVNDVIKELNLSVYRPISYILPMMRKKYADKYDTVVKGGQSTFKQSDRETALIGLIRVNLLKRMESSIHSFALTLERVVGKINHILNKIERFAINGDIVDEVSDLEDLDDERLEDLIVGGKDLKILLKDMDLIKWKESLMDDKEKIETILTSAKLVTPNRDQKLADLKGLIQKKINHPINIENKKIIIFTAFADTAQYLYEQLSNELLSNENIKSALVTGSGVNKTNLKGVRSTDLNDILTNFSPISKERSSIYPEMKGEIDVLIATDCISEGQNLQDCDYLINYDIHWNPVRVIQRFGRIDRIGSKNNVIQLVNFWPNIELDEYINLEQRVRGRMVLLDTSATGEENLLDIGSKEMNDLNYRKNQLEQLQTQVVDLEDVSGSISITDLTFNDYKMDLMQALKEHRKDLEKAPKGMYAITDSSNFEDSEPGVIFLLKQKVEDLGQENSILPYILIYLTEDGNAKLHYTQSKKILDHFKKLCLGNYSVYQFLVDKFNEETDYGSEMEEYSDLLRDAIDIIRGKKEEVGLASLFSAGGTTMQMDLLTKLEDVELISFLIIKG; encoded by the coding sequence ATGCAATTAAAACAAATTTCTAATAAAGGCGACGATACGGTTGCAAATGAGTTAAAGTTGAACTTAGATAAAAACTCTAAACTATCTATTATCGCAGCATACTTTACTATTTATGCCTTTGATGAATTAAAAGAACAATTGAAAACGGTTGAAAAAATGCGTTTTGTTTATACAGAACCTACATTTATTCAAAATGAAAATGATAAAAAAAGACAATATGAAATCGAAAAAAACAGCGAATCGAACCTTACGGGAAATGAATTTGAATTAAAATTAAGAAATCAAATGACGGGACCATACATAGCTAGAGAAGCAGCAGAATGGATAAAAGAAAAAGCCATTTTTAAATCTATTAAGGGAAATACTTCGGTTAGTAAGAAGTTTATTGTAGAGAATAGCGAACAAGAAAATAAAAATTTATCAGTCTTAGGAGAAATGGATTTTAGTTCAGACAAGCTAGGCATCACTCAATCTAATCATATAGGTGGTTTTCCAGTTTTATCCGGTAAAGATGTTGTAAAGGATTTAATAAAGGACTTTGATGAAATATGGACAGATAATCGACTAGTAAAAGATGTCACACAAGATGTTTTAGAGCATATTCAAAAATTTTATAAAGAAAATTCTCCAGAGTGGATCTATTTTGTTAGCTTATATCATATTTTCGAAAATCAAATTGGTGAATTGGTTGAAGACAATATTATTAAAAAAGGTGTTAATTTTAAAGATACGGTTATTTGGAATAAATTATATCAATTTCAACAAGATGGTGTTATTGGTGCTATTGATAAAATAGAAAAATATAATGGTTGTATCCTAGCAGATAGTGTTGGATTAGGAAAAACCTTTTCTGCTTTAGCAGTAATTAAATATTATGAACTTAGAAATGATAGGATATTGGTATTGTGTCCTAAAAAACTACGGGATAACTGGACGATCTATACCCAGAATGATAAACGGAATATTTTAGAAAAAGATCGATTTAACTATGATGTTCTTCATCACACAGACTTATCACGCTACTCTGGCTTTACAGGTGATATTAATTTAGGATCCATTCATTGGTCAAATTATGATTTAGTAGTGATTGATGAATCACACAATTTTAGAAATAATCCAACAACTAAAAAGGATACGATTACAAGGTATCAACGTTTAATGCAAGATATTATTAAATCAGGAGTAAAGACAAAAGTGATGATGCTGTCCGCTACACCAGTAAACAATCGCATGACAGATATAAAGAACCAGATTGCATTTATTACAGAAGGAAGTGAGACGGCATTAGCAGATGAAGGTATTTCCAGTATCAACTACACATTGAAATTAGCTCAAGAAACATTCAATGTTTGGAATAACGGGGACCCAAATGGTAGAACAACTGGTGATTTTGTTGAATCTGTCAATCCTGATTATTTTAAGTTATTGGATTTATTGACGATTGCCAGAAGCCGAAAACATATTGAAAAGTATTATAATTTATCGGATACCATCAAATTTCCAACCCGGTTAGATCCTAAATCTATTAAGTCAGATATTGATATCAGTAGGGAGTTTCCTTCTATTGGAGCTGTCAACGATGTAATTAAAGAGCTGAATTTGAGTGTTTACCGGCCAATATCTTACATCTTGCCAATGATGCGTAAAAAATACGCAGACAAATATGATACAGTCGTGAAGGGTGGACAAAGCACGTTTAAGCAATCAGACCGTGAAACAGCCCTTATTGGGCTCATAAGAGTTAATTTATTGAAACGTATGGAAAGTTCGATTCATTCATTTGCATTAACGTTAGAAAGAGTAGTAGGGAAAATTAATCATATTTTAAATAAAATAGAGCGCTTTGCTATCAATGGAGATATTGTGGACGAAGTATCTGACTTAGAGGACCTAGATGATGAACGTTTAGAAGATTTGATTGTTGGCGGGAAAGATTTAAAAATCCTACTGAAGGATATGGATTTGATAAAGTGGAAAGAATCGTTGATGGATGATAAAGAAAAAATCGAAACTATCCTAACTTCTGCTAAATTAGTTACACCAAATCGCGATCAAAAGTTAGCTGATTTGAAAGGCTTGATTCAAAAGAAAATCAACCATCCTATTAATATAGAAAATAAAAAGATTATTATTTTTACAGCTTTTGCTGATACAGCACAATACTTATATGAACAGTTATCTAACGAATTATTGAGTAATGAAAATATTAAATCAGCTTTGGTAACAGGTAGCGGAGTAAATAAAACAAATTTAAAAGGAGTACGCTCAACTGATTTGAATGATATTTTGACTAATTTTTCTCCTATATCAAAAGAACGTTCATCAATTTATCCAGAAATGAAGGGTGAAATTGATGTCTTGATTGCAACAGATTGTATATCAGAAGGACAAAATTTACAAGACTGCGATTATCTGATTAATTATGATATTCATTGGAATCCAGTAAGAGTGATCCAACGTTTTGGGCGGATTGATCGAATTGGGTCAAAAAATAATGTCATTCAACTAGTAAATTTTTGGCCTAATATAGAGTTGGATGAATACATTAATCTAGAACAAAGAGTTCGGGGAAGAATGGTTCTGCTAGATACTTCAGCAACTGGAGAAGAAAATTTATTGGATATCGGCAGCAAAGAAATGAATGATTTAAACTATCGAAAAAATCAATTAGAACAACTTCAGACACAAGTGGTAGACTTAGAAGATGTTTCTGGTTCAATATCGATTACGGATTTAACGTTTAATGACTATAAAATGGATTTAATGCAAGCACTTAAGGAACACCGTAAAGACTTAGAAAAAGCTCCTAAAGGGATGTATGCTATAACCGATAGTTCTAACTTTGAGGATTCTGAACCTGGGGTAATTTTTTTACTCAAGCAAAAAGTGGAGGATTTAGGACAAGAAAATAGTATCTTACCTTATATTTTGATTTATCTTACTGAAGATGGAAATGCGAAGTTGCATTACACTCAATCAAAAAAAATATTAGATCATTTTAAAAAGCTGTGTCTAGGAAACTACTCAGTCTACCAATTTTTAGTGGATAAATTTAATGAAGAAACTGATTATGGCAGTGAGATGGAGGAGTATTCTGATTTACTGCGTGATGCGATTGACATTATTCGCGGAAAAAAAGAGGAAGTTGGATTGGCTTCGCTGTTTTCAGCTGGTGGAACGACTATGCAGATGGACTTATTGACTAAGTTAGAAGATGTAGAACTTATTTCATTTTTAATTATTAAGGGGTGA